The Myxococcus fulvus genomic interval GCTCGAGTTCACCCTGAGCAGCCCCACCCTGGACGTCATGGTGGATGCACAGCCGGGCAGCCCGCCCTCCGCGACGGGCACCACGGGGTGCTTCATGCTCGTGCCCTGTGTCATCGAGCGTCCCTCGGGTGGCACCTGGTACGTGCGCATCCGCTCGCGCGCGGCCTTCACGGACCGCACGCTCGTCGCGAAGGTGACCGCGCCGCTCCCCTTGTTCAACGGCGTCACCGTGGACGGCATCGCCGAGTCCTTCCAGGGGACCTACTACCGCTTCGATGTACCTCCGGGGCGCACCGGTTTGACCTTCGTCACGCAGGGCTACACCCAGGCCGACGCGAGCCTCTACGTGAAGCGCGGCGCCCTGCCGACGAACACGGACTACGACTGCGCCTCCACCCAGTCGTACTCGTCCTACGAGCGGTGTGACTACTTCGACCCCCAGGAAGGGCCCTGGTTCGTGCTCGTGCGCGTCACCAGCATGTGGCCGCCTCCGGGCTCGGGCCACAACGCCACCCTCGTGGCGAGGCACTCGGAGACGGGGCCCATCTCCTCCGTCACCGCCGACACCGCGACGCCCCTGCTGGCCTCGTCCAACGTCTTCCGGACCTACCGCCTGGAGCTCCCCGAGGGGCTGCCCTATCTCCTGGTGGACCTGCTGGCCGGCCAGTATCACGAGGGCTCCGGGCCGGAGCTCTGGATTCAGCACGGGGCCTATCCGACCGAGTTCTCCTACAAGTGCAAGGCCTGGCGCTCCTGTGACATCCCCACGCCCGCGGGAGGCGTCTGGTTCATCACCCTGTCTGGCAATGCCGCGTTCGACGGCGCGATGCGAATCACCACGACGAACCGGGAGGCGCGCGCGCTGGTCAACGGCATGTGGGAGCAGCCCGTCCAGAACGTCCCCGTGTCCACGATGACGGTCTACCGGCTGGAGGTCCCTCCCGGCGCGAGCCACCTGAACTTCAACCTGAAGGGGGAGACCTCGAACACCAGCAATGCGAACCTCTTCGTGCGCTACGGTGCGCCTCCGACCACCTATAGCTACGATTGCGCGTCGAGGAACGCCATGAGCAGCGAGGAGAACTGTGACTTCGTCCAGCCTCGCGCCGGCACGTGGTACGTGGGGCACTGGACGCAGACGGTGACGAACCTGTCGTCCATGGCCCGCCTGTCGGGGACGTACTCGATGACGCAGGCTGAAGGCATCCCCTCGCTGGACTCCCACGTCGCGCTCACCGGGCTGTTGGGAGAGGGCGGCTCGCAGCAGGTGTGGCGGATGGAGGTGCCGCCGGGCCAGGGCCTGCTGTGGTTCGGTACGGGGAATGGCGTGGGCAACCCGACCCTCAAGGTGAAGTACGGAGGTCGGCCGGTGGGGGGCGTGAGCGTGGATTGCACCGGGTCCAGCCTCGCCAACGGGAAGGGGTGTGTCATCCCGAACCCGAGCGCGGGAACCTGGTTCGTGTCGCTCACGACCTCGGCGTGGTATCGCGGTCTGTCGCTCACCGGGGGATTCGTCGGCGCGCAGACGGTGACGGCGCTCACCAACGGCGTGCCCCTGCCCAACCTCGTCATCAAGCCGGGCCAGCCCCAGTTCTTCACGCTGGAGGTGCCGGCGGGTGAGACGGAGCTGCTCTTCGAGGTGTCGGGCCAGCAGGCGGCGACGACGGGCGACCTCGCGGTCTTCCTCGCGAAGGACGCGCTGCCGACGACGGCGAGCACGCGCTGCGCGGAGCCCACGGCGGGCACCGTGCGGTGCCAGGTGTCGGCGCCCGCGGCGGGCACCTGGTACGCGCTGGTGCGGTCCACCTCGGCGACCTTCACCTCGGCGCGCGTCGTGGGCTTCCATGCCCAGCAGGTGGACGCCGTGCCGCTGTTGCGCAGCGGTACGTACACGAAGGGGCTCACCGCCTCGTCAGCGCTCGCGAGGACCTTCAAGGTCATGGTGCCGCCGGGCATGGACCACCTCGCGGTGGAGGCGGCGGGCATGGACACGGGCTCTCCCGCGGGCGCCATGAAGGTCGCGGCGCGCAAGGGCAGCCCGCCGACGGCCACGGAGTTCGGCTGCGCGTCGTCGGACTTCCGCAGCTACAACTCCTGCTGGGTCTTGGACCCCGAACCGGGCGTCTGGTACGTCACCATGACGCCCTCGGGGGCGTATCGCGACCTGGCGATGTTCGTGGAAGCGCTGTAGCCCGCATCGAGCGGGTGCGCCGCGAGCCGGACGTGTGGCTCGCGGCGCGCTCGGTATGACTTCGCTCCCGCCAGGAGGCTAATCACCCCGGCGCAGCAGTTCCTCGCGCAGCCGGGTCCGCGCACGGTGCAGCCGGGTCTTCATGGTGGCCAGCTCCAGCCCCAGGGCCCGACAGGTCTCCTCTCCGGAGAGTCCTTCGAGGTCTCGCAGGATGAGTACCTCCCGATAGATGGGCTCGAGGCCCGCGATGGCCGCATGGACGGACTGGATGAGCTCCCACCGCTCGAGCGCCTTCTGCGGGTCGAGCACGTCGGACACGAGGTCGGCGCTCTCCCCCAGTGGCTCTCCCAGGGACGGGCGCTCGTGGACGAAGGGGCGGAGCATGCGCAGGCACGCATTGCGCACCACGCTCATCAACCAGGAGAGGACGCTGGCGTCCCGCTGCACCTCGGCGCGCTTCGCGAGTTTCGTGAAGGCCTCCTGCACCGCGTCGTCCGCGTCGTAGCCGTCCCGGCACACGCGCAGGCCGAACCGGTACACCCGGTCGTGGTACTTGCGCACCAGCGCGGCCAGGGCCTCGTCATCTCCCCGGGCCGCCGCGGTGAGCATCGCTCCGTGCCCGGCGCCCATCAGCGCCCCGGCTCGACCGGACACGTCGAGCGGCCCATCAGGGCATAGCCGAGGCAGCTCCCAGCCAGGGCCGAGAAGAGCAGATACACCCCCAGCGCTCCGAAGACCGCGAGCCGGATGGTCAGCGATAGCGGCGCCATGGCCGCGCCCGTGACCAGCATCAGCCCGCCCAGGGCCCTGAAAAACCGCTCCATCTTTCCGACGTTTCGCTTCATGACGCTCTCCTTGCACCAGGAGAAGTCACGTCGCGCCAGAAAGGATTCAAGGATTCGGAGGGGCCGCGGAATCGGCTTCCAGCGCGGCACCCGGTTCTCCTGCCGTTACGGTGTCTGGGTGGACGCGGAGTGCGACGTCTTCGGCATCGACCCGACGAACGAAGCGCTACAGTTCACCAAGCTGAACCCGGGCGTGCAGCTCTTCGACGCCGCGCGGCCGGACGGCTTCCACGGGCGGCTGTACCTGGGCACGCTGAATGCCTCGCCCCCGGCGTTGCAGACGCAGAGCCGGGTCACGCCGCGCCGCCGTCCTGTGTCAGGCGGGGGGAGGTCATTCCCAGCGCCGCCATTTCGCGCCATCGAAGGAGAAGATGTTCTTCTGTCCGATGGCCCAGAGCACGCCCTCCGCATCGGTGAGCTTGTAGGCACTCTTCGGCTTCTCGCGACCGAAGTCGACGGCGACCAGGGACTCTCCATCCAGCACGTACAACGCGCTGAGGGTCGCCACATAGAGGCGCCCCATGAACCAGCGGAGGTCCCAGATGTCATCGCTCCCTCCGGCTTCGAGGAGGGTCCAGTCCGGTCCGCGCCCCCGCAACAGCGTTCCCGATTGCCCGCCTGCGTAGACCTGTCCATCACCCGCGCAGCAGAGGGCTGACAGGATGACACGGGTGGGGCTCGGGCACTGCGTCCAGGCCCCGCTGTCCCAGTGCCACACTTCACCCTCCCATCCCGCCGCGTAGAGGTCGTGCTCGGTGAAGCCGTCGAGCGCCTCGAAACCCGCGAGCTGCTCGCCCTGGACCTGGGGGGCATGCATGGCACGCCAGCGTCCATCACCTTCACGCCGGAAGACCTCTCGATTCATCCCGAAGCCGTAGGCATGCCCCGCGATGCGCGTGCAGCCGCGCAGCTCATGAGGTTTGGGGATTTGTTCGGTGCCCTCTTTTCCGCCGACGTAGGTGAAGACCTGTCCGTCGCCGGAAACCACCACCAGCTTTTCGGTCGGCTGCTTCGCGACGCACATGCCCGCGGCGCGCCAGGGCAGGTCCTTGACGTTGGCGAGCTCGCCTTCGTCGATGCTGCCAAGCCGCGTATGCGCGACCTCCTTCTTGTGCAGCTTCTTGTCCTGCAAGGCGAGATAGACGAGGTCCTTGAACCTCGCGGCTCCGCGAGAGAGCAGATTCTCCTTCGACACGCCGAGGCTCGCCATCGCGGTACTCCTTGGGACCAAGGCCCGCCCCAGTTCCTGGCGGAGCCTTTCTTGTTGTCTACGAGCCTTTGTACCCGATTCCACCCGGCTCGACGTCGAGGCCGCAGCTCCCGGCCCGAGGGGGGCGAAGACCGTGACGGTGGCGCTCCCTCAAATCATGAGGGTGCTCAAGCTCAGGTCCAGGCGACTGCGAATCAAGCCCAGGAAGCTCTCGAGCTGGGTGTCGTCGAGTCGCAGCCGCGTGGCCAGCTCCGCGCGGGTGAGCTTCAGCAGCCGCCCACGGGCCAGCAGCACCCTGCGCGCGATGCCGGAGCGGGAGTCTCCGAAGACGGTGGCGAGCTGGGTCATGTTGTAGCCGTGGAGGTGGTGCAGGCGCAGCAGCGCGCGCTCCGTTCCGGGCAGCGCCGCCAGGGCCTTGCGCAGCACCTCCGCGACGATGGCCCTCGAGTCCTTTCGCAGCAACTCCAGCTCGGGGTCTCCGGGGGTGAGGAGCTGGACGTAGGTCTCCGGGGGCTTCTCGGAGAAGGGGACGTGGCCCTCCCGGTTCGCCAGTCCCGCGGCGAGTCGGGCCGCGGAGATGGTGACCCAGGCCAGCAGCGGCCCTCGGCCTGAGTAGGTCGAAATCTTCGCGGGGGTGTCCCCTCGGCCGAGCAGCAGTTGCTCGCGGAGCTGCTGGAGCGCTTCGTCCACCACGTCCTGGGGCAGGGAGTGGATGCGCTCGGGAATCCGCTGGAGGACGCGCCGCTCGAAGCCTCGCAGCGCGGCCTCCTCCCCGGCGGCGCACGCACAGGCGAGGTACAGGTCGCTCGCGTGGAGCTGGCGGAGCACCTCCGGGGCATTCTCCGCCGGCAGATGCCGGGCGATGTGCCGGAGGAACGAGGAGACCTCGAGCGCCAGCTCGGGCCAGGCCTCCCGCGCGGCGGCGACGTGTCGCTCCAGGAGTGGCTCCAGCCCCTCCACGTCGTCGAGGAGCGCGGCCTTCGCGGGCGGCAGCCCTTCCCGGAGCCGCGCGGCGAGCACGAGCGCCGGGCGTGTCATCGCGAGGCCTCGCGATGACGCGCCATCAGGTTGCGCAGCTCCGGCGCGGCGCGGACTCCCAGCCTGCCCAGGCGGGCCCTGGCTTCTTCCATGAGGCGCGCGGCCCGGGCCAGGTCCGGAGCCGGGCGTTGCTCCGCCACGGCGCGGGCCAGCAGGAAGGCGCCACGGCCCGCGTCCAGCGGGTCCAGGGGTGGGTGCCGCGTGTGGATGTCCCACGCTCTTTCGAGCAGGGGCCGCGCCTCGTCCGGCTGCTTCAGCGCGAGCCACGCCTCCGCGATGCAGGTGAGCTCCAGCGCCACGTCGCGGAGCTGTTGCAGCGCGGCGTCCTTCTCGTCGATGGCCAGGGCGCGCTGACAGTGCCTGATGGCTTCGCGCGGCTGGCCCGCGGCCAGGGCCGTGTTTCCCAGCCAGACGTGCATGTCCGTGGACAGGACGCTGTCCTCGCCGTGCTCCTTCACCTCGAGCCTGAGCGAGTCACCCAGGTCGCTCCTCGCCGCGAGGAAGCGGCCCGCCGCGAGGTGGACCTGGCCGCGTATCAGCAGCGGCATGGCGTTGCGCGGAGACTCGGGCCCGAGCACGTGCCGCACGCGCGTCAGGGATTGGTCGCAGTGGGAGAGGGCCCGGTCCAGGTTGCCCGCGTCCAGCTCCAGCAGGGCGAGCGCCTCGTGCGCGGCGGCCACCCGGGGATGGTGGGGGCCATGGGCCTTCTCGAGGATGGCGAGCGCCCGTTCGAGGAGGCCTCGGGCTTCGTCCAGCTGTCCTTCGACCCGCAGGCGCGCTCCCAGGTTGAGCAGGGGCGAGGCGAGGGCGACGTGCTCCGGTGCCTGGGTCCGCTCCTGGATGGCGAGAATCCGCCGCCAGCCGGCGATGGCCTGCTCGTAGCGCCCCAGCAGCCACTGGTCCAACGCGATGCTGTTGTCGAGCGACAGGCGGGTGGCGTGCTCCGGGACGAACGTGGGCTCGAGGATGGCGTGCGCCTCCTCGTGGAGCGCCAGCGCCTCTTCTCCCCGCTGCTGGGAGTAGCGGAGCTGTCCCAGCGCGAGCAGGAACATCGCGGTGTAGGGACTGGTGGCGCCATGGGCCTCGCGGGAGAAGGCCAGCCCCTGGAGGGCCTCTGCTTCGGCCTGCTCCAGCTTGCCACGCTGTCGGAGCACGACGGCGCGCCACAGGTGCATGTCCGAGGTGGTGATGGGAAAGCGCATCCGCCCCACGCGCTCCACGGCGGCCCGGGCGTGCTGGGTGATGCGCTCGGTGTCCTCCACGCGCGCCAGCTCGTTGCCGACGACCCAGAGCAGCAGCACCCAGGCGCGGGCCACGGACTCGTCGTCGCCGCCGGCCTCCGCCGCGTACAAGGCCTTGTAGAGGGTGGCCTCGGCCTCCTTCATCTTGCCGGACTTCCCCAGGAGGTCTCCCTGCGTGAGCAGCACCTCCGCCTCCAGCGGTCGGAAGTCGAGCCCCTTCAGCGCCTCCGTCAGCGCCGGCGTCCGCGCGAGCGCCGTCGTGTACTGCCCGGCGAAGAGGAGGGCCTGGACCTGGGCCAGCTTGCTTCGCACCGCGTCGACGCGCCCCCGGAGGGCCTCCGCGGGCTGCGGGCGCGTGGCCAGCGCGGGGGTGTCCCGGCAGGCGTCGAGCCCGTCGAGCGAGGTGAGCAGCCGCGGGACGTTCTGCAGCGTCAGCGGGTCCGCCTGCTCCAGCACCTCGAGGGTGGCGGTGAAGCGCCAGAGTCGCGCGTCCAGGCAGGTCGCGGTCTGCCAGGCGGGCGTCGACAGCTCGTCGCTCCCGGCGGCGCAGGACTCGCCCCGCAGCGCCTGCCAGCGCCGGGCATGGGCCTCCAGCGCGGGGGCGAGCTGCTCCCAGACGGTCTGCGCATAGGGGGCCCGCGTGGCGAGGACGGCCTGCCGCACCTTCTCCCGCCGCGCGGGGTTCCACGTCGAGCCGAGCCGCCGCGCCTCCTGCTCGCAGCGCGCGTCGTTTCGATGCGCCCACGCATGGGCGGCGCCCGCGCCCGCCAGGACCACCAGCGAGAGCAGCGCCCAGGCCCGGGCCCGGCTTCGCCCGGGGGAGGGGGACAGGGCCGCGAGCAGGGCGTCCATGGAGGGGAAGCGCTCCTCGGGGCGCCCCTGGAGGCCCCTGGCCACCACGCGGCGTATCCACGTGGGGACGGAGGCCTTCACGGGCCGGAGGACTCCCTGGCGCGCGGCACGGGCCAGCGTCTCCAGGTCGGAGCCCTCGAAGGGGCGCGCCCCGTAGAGGGCTTCGTGCAGCGCGACGCAGAAGCTGAACTGGTCGGAGCGCTCGTCGGCCATCCCTCCGTCCAGCAGCTCCGGCGCCATGTAGGCCGGCGTGCCGAGGAGGGCTCCGGTGCGGGTCAGGGGACCGGGGGGAAGCGCCTCGATGCGCAGGGTCTCCGGCGGTGGAGGCAGCGCTCCCTGGAGGACGGAGCGCGCGACGCCGAAGTCCGTCACGTAGACGCGGCCCTGGCCTCCCACCAGGACGTTCGCGGGCTTGAAGTCGCGATGCACGAGCCCGGCTGCGTGCGCCGCGGCCAGGCCCCGTCCGGCTTCCAGGAAGATGCGCACCACGTCCCGCCAGGGGTGCTCTCGTCGGAGCCACTCCTCGAGCGTGGTGCCCTCCACCAGCTCCATGGCGAGGAACACGCTGTCCTCGTGGGTGCCCACGTCATGGATGGTGACGACGTTCGGGTGGGACAGGCGCGCCAGGGCCTGCGCTTCCTGGAGGAGTCGCTGCTGGAGCTCCTTGACCTTGCGGCCCTCGGGGCGGAGGACCTTGAGCGCGACCTGTCGCGCCAGCGAGGGGTCCCTGGCGGCGTACACCACGCCCATGGCCCCCGCGCCGAGCTGCCGCTCCACCACGTACCGCGCGAAGGTCGCGCCGGGCTTCAGGGGCGCGCCTTCGGGCGGCCAGGCCCGGCAGGCCTCCAGGACCCACTGACACCCGACGCACCCCTCGACATGTCCCAGGACCGCGTCTCGACGCTCCGCCGCGAGCATCCCCGCGAGGAGGTCGCTCAATGTGGTCTCGCCAGGGCACTCCGTGGTCATCCCTGGAAAGGCTAGCAGAAGCGGTGATGCATTTTTCTGGGACGGCGTTGGGGCTCGGGACCTCTTCGAGACAAGGCCTTTTGCCCCTGGAGACCCCGTATGTCCGCCATCCCCCCGTCCAATGGAATGAGCCCGAACGCCGCGGCAGCGGCCGCCGAAGCGGAGCGTCAGCGGCAGATGGCCGAGGCCGCCCGTCGTGCCGAGGAGGCCCGTCGCGCCGCCGAGGAGGCCAAAGCGGCGGCGGCCGCCAAGGCGGACGCGAAGGTCCCCACGGCCACGAACCGGCCTCCGTTCGCGGGGGCTCGTGACGAGTTCGTCCCCCAGGCCAGCGCGCGCCCCCTCGTCAACCTGACCGGTGCGCAAGCCCCGCAGGCCGCGGCGATGCCCGCCGAGCCCGCCCCGGTGCAGGCCGAGCCGCCTGCTCCTCCCGCGGCGCCGGCGCCTCCCCCTGGCGCTGGGCAGGCCCAGGCGGTCGCGGATGCGTACACGAAGGGCGGCGCGGAGGCCGCCGCGGCCGAGCTGCGGAAGCAGACCGAGGACGCTCCTCCGGATGTCGCCGCGGAAGTCCTGCGCGCGGCCCAGCCGACCATCGACAAGATCACCGAGGAGCTGGGCAAGCAGGCCAAGAAGGTCGATGGCGCGCAGTTCGACCCCACGGTCTTCGCCGAACCCGGAAGGAAGTTCGACCAGGTGGTCACCGACCTGGCCGTCGCGACCAACATCGCGGTGAAGGATGGCAAGAACCAGGACGTGTCGCAGGCGGTGGGCGCGTCCATCACCCGCAACATCGACAAGAAGAACATCGGGCGGTTCGACGAGGCGCTGGGCAACGCCGTCACCCACGGCGCCGGCGCGAACCTCTCACTCGAGGTCAGCCGTCAGCTCACGGAAGCGGGGCGGGGCAAGCAGGCCGACGACATCCTCGAGAACGTGAAGGAGGGGACCAAGCAGTTCAACGACCACATGTCGGATGTGGCCAAGAAGGTCGAATCCCACAACGGGAAGCTCGCCGAGCTGATTCATGCCTGGGGCCCGTTGATGACCCAGGAGGAGCTGGCGAATGCCATCGCTGAGTACAAGAAGGGGTTCTCCGAATACGACGAGCTGGAGAAGCTCGGAGGGCAGATGGTCCGGACGGCCCAGTCCCTCAAGGAGATGCCCGAGAACCTGAAGGGCATGGACCATGCCGACGACATCCTCGAGGCCAACGAGAAGCTCGTGGCCAAGCAGTTCCCTCGCATTGAGCAGAGTGGCGACGCCCAGCATGAGCTGCAGGCGCTCTTCAAGCGGGAAGGCGTGGGTGGGAACACCCTCCTGAAAGACATTCCCGCCATCGCGAAGACGACGGACAACGAGCAGGAGTTCCTCACGCGGTTCGCGAACACGTCGATGAAGGCCGTCTCGGCGCAGACCCTGGCTGGCTCGGGCGGCGCCGACCCGAACGCATTCAACGAGATGCTCGAGGGGGTTCGCAGGAACGCGGCGCTGTTCGGCCTGCAACCGGAACAGCTCAACGAGGTCATCGCCAGGATTCAGGACGTGAAGAGAGAGGCGGCGGCCTATCCCCCGCCCGACCCCGCCTCGGGCGACTCCTTGGCGCTCTCCCTGCCCCCGGGGCTGAACTCCGCGCTCGAGTCGTTGCGCGCGGCCGTCGATGGGCTCAGCGGCATGGGGCTCTTCGGCGCTCCGAATGGACTGTCCCAGTCCTTCCAGGCGCTGGGAGGCGTGGTCGCCGCCACGAACCTGGCCATCGCGGTGCCCAAGGCCATCCAGAATCCCAGCTTCACGAATGTCCTCACCGCCATCAACTCGGCGGCGGGCGCCGCCCTGCAGGCCGATGCGCTCGCGGGGGTCTTCCGCGCGACCCCGCAGACCGGCGCGGCCGTCGGCGGCAGATGGGCCGCGGGCAAGCTGCTCGGCGCGGTCGGGGCGGGAATCACGCTCGCGCAGGGGGTGAATGCCGCGAACAATGGAGACCTCGCCAAGGCAGGCCTCTACGCGGCTCAGACGGCGGGGCAGATGGCTTTGCTCGCGACAGGGTTCGTCGGCGCCTCGGCCAGTCTGGCCCTGACGGGGGTCGGCATCGTGCTGGCGTTCGGAGCGGCCTGGGGGTTCCACCAGCTCGACAAGGTGCGCGCCTCCAACAAGCACGAGAACTCGCACACCGAGGACTTCCTGAAGGGAGGCGGTGTCACCAAGAATGGCGTCGCCCAC includes:
- a CDS encoding PPC domain-containing protein; amino-acid sequence: MKSLQRIFLLAGVLLLWSGCRGESRESDPDSTDDHSQKLVDGVLTPGTPIPFIAAPTGGQRLYTLDVPAHQSAVTFATTGGPGNLDMKVGFGAAPTATTGDCTSAGADSVERCTVSGRDVAGTWYVLLTATSSFSNVTLTATVSAYGTGTSPVRALTSGQAVTAVSGVVGDWLMYSLQVPAGQTRLSVALSDGTGNADLYLRHGSTPDLATYSCRSNTLGNTEACEVSAPQAGTWYVMLRGYTAFSGARLVGTVVPPVTALINGQPATNLSAAKDAMLFFTLEVPAQQASLKVTLSGGTGDADLYVKRGGNPSTTSYDCRSWVTGNTETCTVTAPVAGTYHVMVRGYAAFSGVTLLARSVSLELAVPLVNGQEVSRLDSESGGPFLFRLDVPESVATLHFEVPSLFFGSFLMTVKYGSPPEGTDYDCSRSSTGARCVFEEPRAGAWYVRVAPEYPYRKFEYLSVLGWYRGVVSNTALTNLQPVTGVGGHGNDRLYYTLEVPPGQARLAIWAQGGTGSGYVSARRGSRPVHDGGYACRKPLPGSCVIDAPAAGTWHFWVEPGGSGDFAGHTLTAGYTSSVPVSTGTLVLDQPSAPFSGMPLEDRLFTLQVPPHQVKLEFTLSSPTLDVMVDAQPGSPPSATGTTGCFMLVPCVIERPSGGTWYVRIRSRAAFTDRTLVAKVTAPLPLFNGVTVDGIAESFQGTYYRFDVPPGRTGLTFVTQGYTQADASLYVKRGALPTNTDYDCASTQSYSSYERCDYFDPQEGPWFVLVRVTSMWPPPGSGHNATLVARHSETGPISSVTADTATPLLASSNVFRTYRLELPEGLPYLLVDLLAGQYHEGSGPELWIQHGAYPTEFSYKCKAWRSCDIPTPAGGVWFITLSGNAAFDGAMRITTTNREARALVNGMWEQPVQNVPVSTMTVYRLEVPPGASHLNFNLKGETSNTSNANLFVRYGAPPTTYSYDCASRNAMSSEENCDFVQPRAGTWYVGHWTQTVTNLSSMARLSGTYSMTQAEGIPSLDSHVALTGLLGEGGSQQVWRMEVPPGQGLLWFGTGNGVGNPTLKVKYGGRPVGGVSVDCTGSSLANGKGCVIPNPSAGTWFVSLTTSAWYRGLSLTGGFVGAQTVTALTNGVPLPNLVIKPGQPQFFTLEVPAGETELLFEVSGQQAATTGDLAVFLAKDALPTTASTRCAEPTAGTVRCQVSAPAAGTWYALVRSTSATFTSARVVGFHAQQVDAVPLLRSGTYTKGLTASSALARTFKVMVPPGMDHLAVEAAGMDTGSPAGAMKVAARKGSPPTATEFGCASSDFRSYNSCWVLDPEPGVWYVTMTPSGAYRDLAMFVEAL
- a CDS encoding RNA polymerase sigma factor, which translates into the protein MSGRAGALMGAGHGAMLTAAARGDDEALAALVRKYHDRVYRFGLRVCRDGYDADDAVQEAFTKLAKRAEVQRDASVLSWLMSVVRNACLRMLRPFVHERPSLGEPLGESADLVSDVLDPQKALERWELIQSVHAAIAGLEPIYREVLILRDLEGLSGEETCRALGLELATMKTRLHRARTRLREELLRRGD
- a CDS encoding YgaP family membrane protein: MKRNVGKMERFFRALGGLMLVTGAAMAPLSLTIRLAVFGALGVYLLFSALAGSCLGYALMGRSTCPVEPGR
- a CDS encoding RNA polymerase subunit sigma-70, with amino-acid sequence MTRPALVLAARLREGLPPAKAALLDDVEGLEPLLERHVAAAREAWPELALEVSSFLRHIARHLPAENAPEVLRQLHASDLYLACACAAGEEAALRGFERRVLQRIPERIHSLPQDVVDEALQQLREQLLLGRGDTPAKISTYSGRGPLLAWVTISAARLAAGLANREGHVPFSEKPPETYVQLLTPGDPELELLRKDSRAIVAEVLRKALAALPGTERALLRLHHLHGYNMTQLATVFGDSRSGIARRVLLARGRLLKLTRAELATRLRLDDTQLESFLGLIRSRLDLSLSTLMI
- a CDS encoding serine/threonine-protein kinase, whose amino-acid sequence is MSDLLAGMLAAERRDAVLGHVEGCVGCQWVLEACRAWPPEGAPLKPGATFARYVVERQLGAGAMGVVYAARDPSLARQVALKVLRPEGRKVKELQQRLLQEAQALARLSHPNVVTIHDVGTHEDSVFLAMELVEGTTLEEWLRREHPWRDVVRIFLEAGRGLAAAHAAGLVHRDFKPANVLVGGQGRVYVTDFGVARSVLQGALPPPPETLRIEALPPGPLTRTGALLGTPAYMAPELLDGGMADERSDQFSFCVALHEALYGARPFEGSDLETLARAARQGVLRPVKASVPTWIRRVVARGLQGRPEERFPSMDALLAALSPSPGRSRARAWALLSLVVLAGAGAAHAWAHRNDARCEQEARRLGSTWNPARREKVRQAVLATRAPYAQTVWEQLAPALEAHARRWQALRGESCAAGSDELSTPAWQTATCLDARLWRFTATLEVLEQADPLTLQNVPRLLTSLDGLDACRDTPALATRPQPAEALRGRVDAVRSKLAQVQALLFAGQYTTALARTPALTEALKGLDFRPLEAEVLLTQGDLLGKSGKMKEAEATLYKALYAAEAGGDDESVARAWVLLLWVVGNELARVEDTERITQHARAAVERVGRMRFPITTSDMHLWRAVVLRQRGKLEQAEAEALQGLAFSREAHGATSPYTAMFLLALGQLRYSQQRGEEALALHEEAHAILEPTFVPEHATRLSLDNSIALDQWLLGRYEQAIAGWRRILAIQERTQAPEHVALASPLLNLGARLRVEGQLDEARGLLERALAILEKAHGPHHPRVAAAHEALALLELDAGNLDRALSHCDQSLTRVRHVLGPESPRNAMPLLIRGQVHLAAGRFLAARSDLGDSLRLEVKEHGEDSVLSTDMHVWLGNTALAAGQPREAIRHCQRALAIDEKDAALQQLRDVALELTCIAEAWLALKQPDEARPLLERAWDIHTRHPPLDPLDAGRGAFLLARAVAEQRPAPDLARAARLMEEARARLGRLGVRAAPELRNLMARHREASR